One window from the genome of Fulvivirga lutea encodes:
- a CDS encoding YihY/virulence factor BrkB family protein, which yields MNKGAIQRLINFFKKDIWEVDFKSISSSKRFLYKTIKVTILAAKGVQEDKIALRASALTYFSLLSFVPLLAIAFALAKGFGLDKVLEDQLLENFEGQEQVFQQSLNFAHNLLDSTSGGLVAGFGVVFLFYSVMKLLSNIEESFNDIWYVHQARDLTRKLTDYITVMIFGFILIIVANGITTYLATQITELTEQIKLLGTFKGLILPTLRILPFALIWLLFTLLYMIMPNTKVSFKAAVISGIVAGTIFQFFEILLFKAGIGVSRYNAIYGSFAALPLFLLWLQTSWIIVLFGSEIAYSIQNIDNYESNIKAEGFSLRFKKKVAIAACIVIIDNFRKGKPALNLQEVNEHVKVPAQLLYEVLGKLINCGVLSVTTKNDLEAYQPAVDTDLITIQYILSKYESHGKVEMGEMRKSVKDADNLLNELDELIGKSKMNKLIKEFKS from the coding sequence ATGAACAAGGGTGCAATTCAAAGGCTAATCAATTTTTTCAAAAAAGATATCTGGGAGGTTGATTTCAAATCCATTTCTTCCTCTAAGCGCTTTTTATACAAAACAATTAAGGTAACTATTCTTGCTGCTAAAGGTGTTCAGGAAGATAAGATTGCTCTGAGGGCTTCTGCTCTTACTTACTTCTCATTACTATCATTTGTGCCACTTTTGGCCATTGCATTTGCTTTAGCTAAAGGGTTTGGTTTGGATAAAGTACTAGAAGACCAGCTTCTGGAAAACTTCGAAGGGCAGGAACAGGTATTTCAACAAAGTCTGAACTTTGCCCATAACCTGCTGGATTCCACTAGTGGAGGTTTAGTAGCGGGGTTTGGTGTAGTCTTCCTTTTTTATTCTGTAATGAAGTTGCTAAGTAACATTGAAGAGTCATTCAATGATATATGGTATGTGCATCAGGCAAGGGACTTAACCAGAAAGCTCACTGATTATATTACAGTAATGATTTTTGGTTTTATACTGATTATTGTTGCCAATGGAATAACCACCTATTTAGCCACTCAAATTACTGAGTTAACAGAACAAATAAAGTTGCTAGGTACCTTTAAAGGGTTGATTTTGCCAACGTTAAGAATATTGCCTTTCGCACTGATTTGGCTGCTCTTTACATTGTTGTATATGATAATGCCAAATACGAAAGTCAGTTTTAAGGCCGCTGTGATATCAGGAATTGTAGCCGGTACTATATTTCAATTTTTTGAGATACTTCTCTTTAAAGCTGGAATAGGTGTGTCGAGATATAATGCTATTTATGGAAGCTTTGCAGCATTACCGCTTTTTCTTTTATGGCTGCAAACAAGCTGGATTATTGTATTGTTTGGTTCAGAAATAGCCTATTCAATACAGAATATAGATAATTACGAAAGCAATATTAAAGCTGAAGGATTTAGTCTACGTTTTAAAAAGAAGGTAGCAATTGCAGCGTGCATTGTCATTATTGACAACTTCAGAAAGGGAAAACCTGCTTTAAATTTGCAGGAAGTCAATGAGCATGTGAAGGTACCTGCTCAACTGCTTTATGAGGTTCTTGGTAAGCTAATTAATTGTGGTGTATTATCAGTGACAACCAAAAATGATTTGGAGGCCTACCAACCTGCGGTAGATACTGACTTGATAACCATTCAATACATCTTGTCAAAGTATGAATCTCACGGTAAAGTAGAAATGGGTGAAATGCGCAAATCAGTGAAAGATGCTGATAATCTATTAAATGAATTGGATGAACTTATCGGAAAATCCAAAATGAATAAGTTGATAAAAGAGTTTAAAAGTTGA
- a CDS encoding alpha amylase C-terminal domain-containing protein: protein MLQLVEDDPWLQPYEANLQTRLDYFLQRTAEIDKNYGSIQNYALRHKELGFNYDKKLKGWHYREWAPAAKSLSLIGDFNKWDASKHPLSNVGNGIWELFISEKDGLKHLSQVKVKVESDHGFADKIPAYTKYAVQNPETHDFTACLWHPAEEFQWTDQKFNLKKIGAPLIYECHTGMAQEKEGVGTYAEFEKEVLPRVKALGYNCIQLMAVAEHPYYGSFGYHVSNFFAPSSRFGTPDELKSLINTAHNMGIAVIMDIVHSHAVKNEAEGLNNFDGSGHQYFHEGGKGYHEGWDSKLFDYGKEEVERFLLSNVRYWLEEFHFDGFRFDGVTSILYHHHGNGVGFDHYDKYFKDGVDWDSVRYLQLASTVAKSVKPDCILIAEDMSGMPGMCQPIEAGGLGFDYRLGMGIPDSWIKLLKHKADEDWKMDEIWNVLSNRRYKEKTIAYAESHDQAMVGDKTIAFWLMDKEMYWHMSKDDDNLVIDRGIAMHKMIRLVTASAGGEGYLNFFGNEFGHPEWLDFPREGNDWSYKYARRQWSLVDNKKLKYIYLNDFDKAMIKLLDKKIVLAAPAAQLINMDETNQVLIFERANLIFIFNFSPSNSIPDYKFWVPKKGKYKYVLNSDDKKFGGHGRVDEKVVHESFEENGENYLAIYAVNRAAFVLER from the coding sequence ATGCTACAACTCGTTGAAGATGATCCATGGTTACAACCTTACGAAGCTAACCTTCAAACTCGCCTTGACTATTTTCTACAGCGAACTGCCGAAATAGATAAAAATTACGGATCCATCCAGAATTATGCCTTAAGACATAAAGAACTGGGTTTCAACTATGATAAAAAATTAAAGGGTTGGCATTATCGTGAGTGGGCGCCTGCCGCTAAGTCACTAAGCCTTATTGGTGATTTTAACAAATGGGATGCAAGTAAGCATCCACTATCAAATGTCGGAAATGGTATTTGGGAATTATTTATTTCTGAAAAGGATGGGCTTAAGCACCTTTCACAAGTAAAGGTAAAGGTAGAGTCGGATCACGGGTTCGCAGATAAAATACCTGCCTATACTAAATATGCGGTTCAAAACCCTGAAACACACGATTTCACTGCATGCTTATGGCATCCAGCAGAAGAATTCCAATGGACAGATCAGAAGTTTAACCTTAAAAAAATTGGAGCACCACTTATTTACGAGTGTCACACAGGAATGGCTCAAGAGAAGGAGGGAGTGGGCACGTATGCCGAATTTGAAAAAGAAGTTCTGCCTCGGGTAAAAGCTTTGGGCTACAACTGCATTCAGCTAATGGCAGTCGCAGAGCATCCCTATTATGGTTCGTTTGGCTACCATGTTTCTAATTTCTTCGCACCCTCATCGCGTTTCGGCACACCCGATGAGTTGAAATCATTAATAAATACTGCCCATAATATGGGTATAGCGGTAATCATGGATATTGTGCATTCTCATGCGGTGAAAAATGAAGCTGAAGGGTTGAATAATTTTGATGGTAGTGGTCATCAGTATTTTCATGAAGGAGGTAAGGGCTATCATGAAGGCTGGGATTCAAAACTTTTCGATTATGGCAAAGAGGAGGTAGAGCGATTTTTACTTTCTAATGTGCGCTATTGGTTGGAAGAATTCCATTTCGATGGCTTTCGTTTCGATGGGGTGACAAGTATTCTCTATCACCATCACGGAAATGGTGTCGGGTTCGATCATTATGATAAATATTTCAAGGATGGTGTCGACTGGGATTCAGTACGCTATCTGCAGCTGGCTTCTACTGTAGCAAAAAGTGTTAAACCGGATTGTATACTCATAGCTGAAGATATGAGTGGAATGCCGGGTATGTGCCAGCCAATAGAAGCGGGGGGATTGGGATTCGATTATCGCTTGGGGATGGGTATTCCCGATTCATGGATTAAGTTGCTAAAGCATAAAGCTGATGAAGACTGGAAAATGGATGAAATTTGGAATGTGTTGAGTAACAGAAGATATAAAGAAAAAACTATTGCTTATGCTGAGTCGCACGACCAGGCCATGGTAGGTGATAAAACCATAGCCTTTTGGCTCATGGACAAAGAGATGTACTGGCATATGAGTAAGGACGATGATAACCTTGTGATCGATCGTGGGATAGCCATGCATAAAATGATCCGATTAGTGACGGCCTCTGCTGGGGGCGAGGGTTATTTAAACTTCTTTGGTAATGAATTTGGCCACCCTGAGTGGCTTGATTTCCCTCGTGAGGGTAATGATTGGAGCTACAAGTATGCACGTAGACAATGGTCTTTGGTAGATAATAAGAAACTGAAGTACATCTACCTTAATGACTTTGACAAAGCGATGATAAAACTGTTGGATAAAAAGATAGTACTGGCCGCACCTGCTGCTCAACTAATAAACATGGATGAAACAAATCAGGTTTTGATATTTGAGCGCGCCAACCTCATCTTCATTTTTAATTTTAGTCCTTCCAATTCAATTCCTGACTATAAATTTTGGGTACCAAAGAAAGGAAAGTACAAATACGTGCTTAACTCCGATGATAAGAAATTTGGTGGGCACGGTCGCGTAGATGAAAAAGTTGTGCACGAAAGTTTTGAGGAAAATGGGGAAAACTACCTTGCTATTTATGCGGTAAACAGGGCAGCCTTTGTTTTAGAAAGATAA
- a CDS encoding polysaccharide deacetylase family protein → MNNYQVLHYHFTVPTKEISFLEVSNEGNLIEEINIPDAIKEALEHSLHSLLDFLKNKNEVLAYFSASFLEVLEKEYPAELEKIKGHVDSGKIELVASCAYHSFSYLCHAELFKKEVEFHKNAYKKHFNKAAELFINTAGLFNDQLINHLSDQGFKGLIAPANSWHLNGVKSSDSYQTIGEKPMKILLSNGDSSSSTYVGLVNGFGSGYDDKELLSLSIKGLKKILSSTTKKGEYSASMPLNSPEWSQPLAQYLSGSLQKALLDECKRLINKTHDQLSDEDWKVIMLICQPDKLLQLNTNLSSDGFQHFINCMNLLTAIGLRYR, encoded by the coding sequence ATGAATAACTATCAGGTTCTTCATTATCATTTTACTGTGCCAACAAAAGAAATTTCCTTTCTGGAAGTTAGTAATGAAGGAAATTTAATAGAGGAGATTAATATCCCCGATGCCATTAAGGAAGCGTTGGAACACAGCCTTCATTCTTTGTTAGATTTCTTAAAGAATAAAAATGAAGTGTTGGCATACTTCAGTGCTTCCTTTCTGGAAGTGTTGGAAAAAGAATATCCTGCTGAGTTAGAGAAGATTAAAGGCCACGTTGATAGTGGGAAAATTGAGTTAGTAGCTTCATGTGCGTATCATTCTTTCAGCTATTTATGCCACGCAGAGCTTTTTAAAAAGGAAGTTGAATTTCATAAAAATGCTTACAAAAAGCATTTCAATAAAGCGGCTGAGTTATTCATTAATACTGCAGGCTTATTTAATGATCAGCTTATTAATCATCTAAGTGATCAAGGCTTTAAAGGACTGATTGCCCCGGCCAATAGCTGGCACTTGAATGGTGTAAAATCATCTGATAGCTATCAAACTATTGGCGAAAAACCTATGAAAATTCTCCTTTCCAATGGTGATAGCAGTAGCAGCACTTATGTTGGTTTAGTGAATGGCTTTGGAAGTGGCTATGATGACAAAGAATTACTTTCATTATCCATTAAAGGGTTAAAAAAGATACTTTCCAGTACCACTAAAAAGGGCGAATATTCAGCAAGTATGCCATTGAACTCGCCAGAATGGTCACAGCCATTAGCACAGTATTTATCAGGTTCTTTACAAAAAGCACTTTTGGATGAATGTAAAAGGTTAATCAATAAGACACACGATCAGCTATCGGATGAAGACTGGAAAGTGATCATGCTTATTTGCCAGCCTGATAAATTGCTCCAGCTCAATACTAACTTATCAAGCGATGGATTTCAGCATTTCATTAATTGCATGAATCTGCTTACTGCGATTGGGTTGAGGTACAGATAA
- a CDS encoding glycosyltransferase family 4 protein: MKILMIGPSKSDSQNYGLGLATENIAKQLGAKADLTIVSPVHASQMAMSNESEQINVAVEETLLDAKSVDATAVQINVETILTPYFYHPTREETKTEVTDAAVEIQQALKMYSESVVEQVENLEYDVIYAHDWLSIGAALQLKAKYKKPLMLHIHALDYDRVGKKTDSWIYKLEKEGMDKADVVVAVSDYHANIMQSIYKIDKSKIKVVHLASQKVEPVNYTSPFAEDIILFAGRLSQQKGIFMFIEIAAELVNNHNDLRFVVSGNGELSQEVVSKVNEKGLAGHFNFTGLLERNALHALMRESKVLVMPSISEPFGLVAMEAAINELPIIISGNSGAKEVLKGALIPEKETVASYIKLIEKVLSGKEVITKGVAQNKEAASKRTWEMVGKEIFQILTA; encoded by the coding sequence ATGAAGATATTAATGATAGGTCCTTCAAAGTCTGATAGCCAAAATTATGGTTTAGGTCTGGCCACAGAAAACATTGCCAAACAGCTTGGCGCAAAAGCTGATCTTACCATTGTTTCACCAGTTCATGCTTCACAAATGGCTATGAGTAATGAAAGTGAACAGATTAATGTGGCGGTTGAAGAAACCCTATTAGATGCTAAATCGGTTGATGCTACTGCGGTACAAATCAATGTAGAAACGATATTAACGCCCTATTTTTATCATCCTACAAGAGAAGAAACTAAAACTGAAGTTACAGATGCTGCTGTAGAAATTCAGCAGGCATTAAAAATGTATAGTGAGTCTGTGGTTGAGCAAGTTGAAAATCTGGAATACGATGTAATCTATGCTCACGATTGGCTTTCTATTGGTGCTGCCCTTCAATTAAAGGCCAAATACAAAAAACCATTGATGTTACACATCCATGCACTTGATTATGACAGGGTAGGAAAAAAAACCGATTCGTGGATTTATAAACTTGAAAAAGAAGGGATGGATAAGGCTGATGTGGTGGTGGCTGTAAGTGACTACCATGCGAACATCATGCAAAGCATTTATAAAATTGATAAATCGAAAATAAAGGTTGTTCACCTGGCAAGCCAGAAGGTAGAGCCAGTAAATTATACATCTCCTTTTGCAGAAGACATCATACTGTTTGCCGGACGACTAAGTCAGCAAAAAGGCATTTTTATGTTTATTGAAATTGCAGCGGAGCTTGTTAATAACCATAACGACTTAAGGTTTGTTGTGTCGGGTAATGGCGAGCTATCGCAAGAGGTAGTAAGCAAGGTGAATGAAAAAGGCCTTGCCGGCCACTTCAATTTCACAGGTTTGTTGGAAAGAAATGCCCTGCATGCCCTAATGAGGGAGAGTAAAGTATTGGTGATGCCCTCCATATCAGAGCCTTTTGGACTGGTAGCTATGGAAGCAGCTATTAATGAGCTGCCAATTATTATTAGTGGGAATAGTGGTGCAAAAGAGGTTTTAAAAGGAGCATTAATTCCTGAAAAAGAAACTGTAGCCTCCTATATAAAACTGATAGAAAAAGTATTGTCTGGCAAAGAGGTTATAACCAAAGGTGTTGCTCAGAATAAAGAAGCAGCTTCAAAAAGAACGTGGGAGATGGTTGGCAAAGAGATTTTTCAAATCTTAACTGCTTAA
- a CDS encoding glycoside hydrolase family 31 protein: protein MEEQKKETIQEEPNFEGNYIEKFKGVEEQEFYPGELISWKLKKQSLKIYAQHSVLQLSIIDQSILKFRYSNDGYFEDDFSYAIDPEYSYGDARYKFKDQKDYILVRTSVLKCYIYKKNFTIKICNDQDQVIMEDEKGYHWKEEKKYGGDVVITTLKSSPDYKYYSLGDKTGKLNLNGTRRELWGTDCYGYGNETDPVYKNIPFFTGLKDGLGYGIFLDSSFRTFFDFGKERKEALSFWAQGGEMRYYFIYGPNLVDVVKDYTELTGFSPMPPKWALGYHQSKWSYYPESTVRELADNFRSKKIPCDVIHLDIDYMDGYRCFTWDEKRFPNPKKMISDLKKDGFKTIVIIDPGIKIDQYYPVYQQGVHHNYFCTRMDGARFKGSVWPGPCHFPDFTNPEARNWWSGLFSGLVSDGVAGVWNDMNEPAVFEEGSFPRDVRHHYEGHPCSHRKAHNVYGMQMARATYEGLERFNGNERSFTISRSAFAGIQRFSSVWTGDNMATWEHLKIANIQCQRLAASGISFAGSDVGGFIGSPDGELYTRWIQLATFHPFFRTHSSGDHGDKEPWQFDDKYLSIVRRFIELRYELMPYLYTTYWQYAEFGNPMLKSISLAYQNDTETLNREEEFLFGDHILVCPVSEEGATSRNMYLPEGKWVNFWTDEVVIGKTEITVNAPLDQLPLFVKSGSVITMQPKMQYVDEFEPEALTLHVYAAEATTTTLLYEDDGHSKDFERGLSTIRKFIQKTDGVNFSISQTMEGDYQAPYQSFDIVLHAYKGVPKSILVDEQPVHFEQQNNNIKFTVSKQFTMIKFET, encoded by the coding sequence ATGGAAGAACAGAAGAAAGAAACCATACAGGAAGAGCCTAACTTTGAAGGTAATTACATAGAAAAGTTCAAAGGCGTTGAAGAGCAGGAGTTTTATCCGGGTGAGCTGATAAGCTGGAAACTGAAGAAACAATCGTTAAAAATATATGCACAGCATTCTGTGCTGCAATTGAGTATCATCGATCAATCGATATTAAAATTCAGGTACTCTAACGATGGCTATTTTGAAGATGACTTTTCGTATGCCATTGATCCTGAATATTCGTATGGCGATGCACGCTATAAATTTAAAGATCAGAAAGATTACATTCTGGTTCGCACTTCCGTGCTGAAGTGCTATATCTACAAAAAGAACTTTACCATCAAAATCTGTAATGACCAGGACCAGGTAATTATGGAAGATGAGAAAGGGTATCATTGGAAGGAAGAGAAAAAGTATGGTGGCGATGTGGTGATCACCACACTCAAATCATCGCCCGACTATAAATACTACAGCCTGGGCGATAAAACAGGGAAACTAAACCTTAACGGCACCAGAAGGGAACTTTGGGGTACCGATTGCTACGGCTATGGAAATGAGACCGACCCTGTTTATAAAAACATTCCGTTTTTTACCGGTTTAAAGGATGGGCTGGGCTATGGCATATTTCTGGATAGCTCTTTTAGAACTTTCTTTGATTTTGGTAAAGAAAGAAAAGAGGCCTTAAGTTTTTGGGCGCAAGGTGGCGAAATGAGATATTATTTCATCTACGGCCCTAACCTCGTTGATGTTGTAAAAGACTATACTGAGCTTACCGGGTTTTCACCGATGCCTCCAAAATGGGCTTTGGGCTATCATCAGAGTAAATGGAGCTATTATCCTGAAAGTACGGTTCGTGAGTTGGCCGATAACTTCCGGTCCAAAAAGATTCCTTGTGATGTGATCCATTTAGATATCGATTACATGGATGGGTACAGATGCTTTACGTGGGATGAGAAACGTTTTCCCAATCCTAAAAAGATGATTTCAGATCTGAAAAAAGATGGCTTCAAAACCATTGTCATTATAGATCCGGGGATAAAGATCGACCAGTATTATCCAGTATATCAGCAAGGTGTGCATCATAACTATTTTTGCACCAGAATGGATGGCGCCAGATTTAAAGGCAGCGTTTGGCCGGGGCCTTGTCACTTCCCTGATTTTACGAACCCCGAAGCACGAAATTGGTGGTCGGGTTTGTTTAGTGGCCTGGTGAGCGATGGTGTAGCTGGAGTTTGGAACGACATGAACGAACCGGCCGTATTTGAAGAAGGCTCTTTCCCGAGGGATGTGAGGCATCATTACGAAGGGCACCCATGCAGCCACAGAAAAGCGCATAACGTGTATGGTATGCAAATGGCGCGTGCTACCTATGAAGGCCTGGAGCGCTTCAATGGCAATGAAAGAAGCTTTACAATAAGCAGATCAGCTTTTGCAGGTATTCAGCGGTTCAGCTCAGTGTGGACAGGCGATAATATGGCCACCTGGGAGCATCTAAAAATTGCCAACATACAATGCCAGCGATTGGCAGCTTCAGGTATTTCCTTTGCCGGCTCAGATGTAGGTGGTTTTATTGGTTCGCCTGATGGTGAGCTCTACACCAGATGGATTCAATTAGCTACTTTCCACCCGTTCTTTAGAACTCACTCTTCAGGAGATCATGGCGATAAAGAACCGTGGCAATTTGATGATAAGTATTTAAGTATTGTGCGTAGGTTTATAGAGCTACGCTATGAGCTGATGCCGTATTTGTATACCACCTATTGGCAATATGCAGAGTTTGGCAACCCGATGCTGAAATCAATATCATTAGCTTATCAAAACGATACCGAGACGCTTAACAGAGAAGAAGAATTTCTTTTTGGCGACCATATATTGGTTTGTCCTGTTTCAGAGGAAGGAGCAACAAGCAGAAATATGTATTTACCGGAAGGTAAATGGGTAAATTTCTGGACGGATGAAGTAGTGATAGGGAAAACAGAAATAACTGTAAATGCACCGCTCGATCAGTTACCGCTATTTGTTAAAAGCGGGTCTGTTATTACCATGCAGCCGAAAATGCAGTATGTAGATGAGTTTGAACCCGAAGCACTGACACTTCATGTGTATGCCGCTGAAGCAACCACTACTACACTATTGTACGAAGATGATGGGCACAGCAAAGATTTTGAACGTGGATTAAGTACTATCAGGAAGTTTATTCAAAAAACTGATGGTGTTAACTTCTCCATCTCTCAAACTATGGAAGGTGATTACCAGGCACCCTACCAAAGTTTTGACATTGTGTTACATGCCTATAAAGGTGTTCCTAAAAGTATACTGGTAGATGAACAGCCCGTTCATTTCGAGCAGCAAAACAATAACATAAAGTTTACAGTGAGCAAGCAATTTACTATGATAAAATTTGAAACTTAG
- a CDS encoding glycosyltransferase, producing MSKEAALNTEEHLLAEIAWEVCNQVGGIYTVIRSKVPTMVNKWGKNYVLVGPYAKKEASTDFEESEFEHPILKEAINNCREKGLDIRCGFWLVSGRPKTILFNYHSVFHELGNIKYYYWQDHSIDFNKHDPLLDEVLAFGYMVHLFLSELTRVALKHKVKPIAHFHEWMAASALPNLRRDQVPLQTVFTTHATLLGRYLAMNDPQFYDHLPFMDWLKEAQYFNIEANVKLERACVHGAHVFTTVSEVTGKECMHLLGRSPDLILPNGLNIERFSVLHEVQNLHHEYKQLLEQFVMGHFFQSYSFDLGKTLYFFTSGRFEYLNKGYDLTLEALARLNHRLKESNSPFTVVMFFITKQPVHSINPDVLNARAMLDKIHANSESIVEQIKQRLIRQSASSQGDHKLPNLNDMVDDYLKLRHRRIIQSWKTNELPPVVTHNLVDDEKDEILNFLRTSNLVNHRDDKVKIVYHPDFISSTNPLFGMEYNDFVRACHLGVFPSYYEPWGYTPLECLARGVAAVTSDLSGFGDYMKNVDIGDEKHGIFIVKRANKSFDESAEALCNIMLNFIQNSSRARIDMRNKSEDLSECFDWKNLYSAYEKSYIKATETLF from the coding sequence ATGTCTAAAGAGGCTGCATTAAATACAGAAGAACATCTACTTGCCGAAATCGCCTGGGAAGTGTGTAATCAGGTGGGTGGTATCTATACAGTGATACGCTCCAAAGTACCAACCATGGTAAATAAGTGGGGTAAAAATTATGTTTTAGTAGGCCCTTATGCTAAGAAAGAAGCCAGCACAGATTTCGAGGAATCTGAATTTGAACATCCTATTTTAAAAGAAGCTATTAATAATTGCCGCGAAAAAGGGTTGGATATTAGGTGTGGCTTTTGGCTGGTATCTGGCAGACCAAAAACTATTCTCTTTAATTACCATTCTGTTTTTCACGAGCTGGGAAATATAAAGTATTACTACTGGCAAGACCATTCGATTGATTTTAATAAGCACGACCCTCTGTTGGATGAAGTGCTTGCATTTGGGTACATGGTGCATTTGTTTTTGTCGGAGCTTACCAGAGTAGCATTAAAACATAAGGTTAAACCGATTGCGCATTTCCATGAGTGGATGGCCGCTTCGGCCTTGCCCAATTTACGGAGAGATCAGGTGCCATTGCAAACAGTTTTTACAACGCATGCTACTTTACTTGGCCGCTATTTGGCCATGAACGACCCTCAATTTTATGACCATCTTCCATTTATGGACTGGCTCAAAGAAGCTCAGTATTTTAACATTGAGGCCAACGTGAAGTTGGAACGAGCATGCGTTCATGGTGCTCATGTGTTTACTACTGTGAGTGAGGTTACTGGTAAGGAATGTATGCACTTGCTCGGCAGAAGTCCTGATTTAATTCTACCTAACGGACTGAATATCGAGCGTTTTTCTGTGTTGCACGAAGTACAAAACCTGCATCACGAGTATAAGCAGTTGCTGGAGCAATTTGTGATGGGACATTTCTTCCAGAGCTATTCATTTGACTTGGGTAAAACACTTTACTTTTTTACTTCCGGCAGGTTCGAGTATTTGAATAAAGGGTATGATCTAACATTAGAAGCACTTGCCAGACTTAACCATCGATTAAAAGAATCGAATTCGCCATTTACGGTGGTCATGTTTTTTATAACAAAGCAGCCGGTGCATTCCATAAACCCTGATGTGCTGAACGCTCGTGCGATGCTGGATAAAATTCATGCGAATAGCGAATCTATCGTAGAACAAATTAAACAGCGGCTTATCCGCCAGTCGGCCTCGAGCCAGGGCGATCATAAACTACCCAACTTAAATGATATGGTAGATGATTACTTGAAGTTAAGGCACCGCAGGATTATCCAATCGTGGAAAACAAATGAGCTACCACCTGTTGTTACACACAATTTGGTAGATGATGAAAAGGATGAAATTTTAAACTTCTTGCGCACATCAAACCTGGTGAACCATAGAGATGATAAGGTGAAGATTGTCTACCATCCTGATTTTATTTCCAGTACCAATCCCTTGTTTGGAATGGAATATAATGATTTTGTGCGCGCCTGCCATCTGGGGGTTTTCCCGAGTTATTATGAGCCCTGGGGTTATACACCATTAGAATGTTTGGCACGAGGTGTAGCAGCTGTTACCTCTGATTTATCGGGCTTTGGAGATTATATGAAAAACGTAGATATCGGAGATGAAAAGCACGGCATTTTCATTGTTAAAAGAGCCAATAAAAGTTTTGACGAATCGGCTGAAGCCTTATGCAATATTATGCTCAACTTTATACAAAACAGTAGCAGAGCAAGAATAGATATGCGGAATAAATCGGAAGACTTATCTGAGTGTTTTGATTGGAAGAATTTGTATAGTGCATACGAAAAAAGTTATATAAAGGCCACAGAGACACTTTTTTAA